In the genome of Desulfovibrio desulfuricans, one region contains:
- a CDS encoding sulfite exporter TauE/SafE family protein, translated as MLTVASADTSVQAAPAAPAASQGDDGAAIDNHPWWYWPVALLFFCFILGVIAVMAGVGGGVLFVPLVSGFFPFHLDFVRGAGLLVALAGALAAGPGLLRRNFANLRLALPVALIASACAIVGAMLGLALPTNIIQTCLGATILGIAVLLLLSKNSVRPVVTTQDALGMALGMNGVFLEPSTGEVVQWKTHRTLAGLLLFIAIGIMAGMFGLGAGWANVPVLNLLMGAPLKVAVGTSKFLLSITDTSAAWVYLNQGCVIPLMAVPSIVGLMLGSVVGVRLLAKAKPKFIRYMVIGVLFFSGAKALMKGLGW; from the coding sequence ATGCTGACGGTGGCCAGCGCCGACACCTCGGTGCAGGCTGCTCCCGCCGCCCCGGCTGCTTCGCAAGGGGACGATGGGGCGGCCATAGACAACCACCCCTGGTGGTACTGGCCTGTGGCGCTGCTGTTTTTCTGCTTCATCCTCGGCGTGATCGCCGTTATGGCCGGTGTGGGCGGCGGCGTGCTGTTTGTTCCGCTGGTGAGCGGGTTTTTCCCCTTTCACCTCGATTTTGTGCGAGGCGCTGGCCTGCTGGTGGCCCTCGCGGGTGCGCTGGCCGCTGGCCCCGGTCTGCTGCGGCGTAACTTCGCCAACCTGCGCCTCGCCCTGCCTGTGGCGCTGATCGCCTCTGCCTGCGCCATCGTTGGCGCCATGCTCGGCCTGGCGCTGCCCACCAACATCATTCAGACCTGCCTCGGCGCGACCATTCTCGGCATTGCCGTGTTGTTGCTGCTTTCCAAAAATTCCGTGCGCCCGGTGGTCACCACTCAGGACGCCTTGGGTATGGCTCTTGGCATGAACGGCGTTTTTCTCGAGCCCAGCACCGGTGAAGTGGTGCAATGGAAAACCCACCGCACCCTGGCCGGGCTGCTGCTGTTCATCGCCATCGGCATTATGGCCGGCATGTTCGGCCTTGGCGCTGGCTGGGCCAACGTGCCCGTGCTCAACCTGCTCATGGGCGCGCCCCTCAAGGTGGCCGTGGGCACTTCCAAATTCCTGCTTTCCATTACTGACACGTCTGCCGCCTGGGTGTATCTGAATCAGGGCTGCGTTATCCCGCTCATGGCTGTGCCTTCCATTGTCGGCCTCATGCTGGGTTCTGTGGTTGGCGTGCGGCTGCTGGCCAAGGCCAAGCCCAAGTTCATCCGCTACATGGTTATTGGCGTGCTCTTCTTCTCCGGGGCCAAGGCCCTCATGAAGGGTCTCGGCTGGTAA
- a CDS encoding DUF1634 domain-containing protein: protein MTTDLKNDIKASPAQLRYADTLFYGALLGFVAMLVTYALYVFGVMTPQIPLDEMPRLWTHSAASYRAAGNIPQGWGWLALVGKGDLCNFIGIAFLAALTIFCFVQLAIGLARQKQWIMMIIAVLEVLVLSLAASGVLVAGAH, encoded by the coding sequence ATGACCACTGATCTGAAAAACGACATAAAGGCCTCCCCCGCGCAACTGCGCTATGCCGACACCTTGTTTTACGGCGCGCTGCTGGGCTTTGTAGCAATGCTGGTTACCTATGCGCTCTACGTCTTTGGCGTGATGACGCCGCAGATTCCCCTGGATGAAATGCCGCGCCTGTGGACCCATAGCGCCGCCTCGTACCGCGCTGCGGGCAATATCCCCCAGGGTTGGGGCTGGCTTGCCCTTGTGGGCAAGGGCGATCTATGCAATTTCATTGGTATCGCTTTTCTTGCGGCGCTCACCATCTTCTGCTTTGTGCAGCTGGCGATTGGGCTTGCGCGGCAAAAGCAGTGGATTATGATGATCATTGCCGTGCTTGAAGTGCTGGTGCTCAGCCTTGCGGCTTCGGGCGTACTGGTGGCTGGCGCCCATTAA
- a CDS encoding sensor histidine kinase, translating into MFAKIKNYFAHLLEVPEAVSPARYRSLRRLMTVLMVAVSVTPLLLLAGISHVQYMRTLEREMESPVYALARKSQAALELYLGERISTVSFLAHAYTFKDLMDERTLNRVFLALKSEFQGFVDMGLVDADGQQVGYVGPYKLKGVDYAGKPWLRDTEIKGRYLSNAFLGYRGYPHLVVAVHRLEENGVSWTLRVATDTLRIQQVVSTVGPEHDTDVFLVDTEGVLQTDSNLFGKALEKLSLDLPPAAHETVVRRVTDAKGRQLMVASCSLAGTDFMLLAVKPTEDAIRPWRSLSTELLLVLCGGIALIFMVSNLLMQQLVNRLQASDERRVAVFAQMEHNQKLSSIGRLAAGVAHEVNNPLAVIYEKAGLAQDLLNMGKVCGDGKDKDRLSALLEGIESTVERARGITHRLLGFARRMEANRQALHIEEVITETLGFLEREAKNRGVKLETDLPPNLPEIISDRGQLQQVFLNIVGNALDALAGGEGAAQRPKGEERFVKIRCQGQGRYMLVSVEDNGKGMSPDVLKHIFEPFYSTKKDKGTGLGMFITYGIVRKLGGEIHVQSEEGRGSTISITLPLTPPDVAVEV; encoded by the coding sequence ATGTTTGCCAAGATAAAAAACTACTTCGCGCATCTTCTGGAAGTTCCTGAAGCCGTGTCGCCGGCCCGGTACCGCTCTCTGCGGAGGCTGATGACCGTGCTCATGGTGGCTGTTTCGGTTACGCCGCTACTGCTGCTTGCAGGCATAAGCCACGTGCAGTACATGCGAACCCTTGAGCGTGAAATGGAAAGCCCGGTGTACGCTCTGGCCCGCAAATCGCAGGCGGCACTGGAGCTTTATCTTGGCGAGCGCATCTCGACGGTGAGCTTTTTGGCCCACGCCTACACCTTTAAAGACCTGATGGACGAGCGTACTCTCAACCGCGTGTTTCTGGCCCTGAAGAGCGAGTTCCAGGGCTTTGTGGACATGGGGCTTGTGGATGCCGACGGCCAGCAGGTGGGGTATGTGGGGCCGTACAAGCTTAAGGGCGTCGATTACGCAGGCAAACCCTGGTTGCGCGATACAGAGATCAAGGGCCGTTACCTCAGCAACGCCTTTTTGGGTTACCGGGGGTATCCGCACCTGGTTGTGGCCGTGCACCGGCTTGAAGAAAACGGCGTTTCGTGGACCCTGCGCGTGGCAACCGACACCCTGCGCATCCAGCAGGTGGTTTCTACGGTAGGGCCGGAGCACGATACCGATGTTTTTTTGGTCGATACCGAGGGCGTGTTGCAGACAGATTCAAACCTGTTTGGCAAGGCGCTGGAAAAGCTGTCCCTCGATCTGCCCCCTGCCGCGCACGAAACAGTGGTGCGCCGGGTGACGGACGCCAAGGGCAGGCAGCTCATGGTCGCCTCGTGCTCGCTGGCTGGCACAGACTTTATGCTGCTGGCCGTCAAACCGACAGAAGATGCCATCCGTCCCTGGCGGTCGCTGAGTACGGAACTTCTGCTGGTGCTGTGCGGCGGTATCGCCCTGATTTTTATGGTTTCAAACCTGCTCATGCAGCAGCTGGTCAACCGGCTGCAGGCCAGCGACGAGCGGCGGGTGGCTGTTTTTGCCCAGATGGAACACAACCAGAAGCTTTCGTCCATCGGGCGGCTGGCGGCTGGCGTGGCCCACGAGGTCAATAACCCCCTGGCGGTCATTTATGAAAAGGCCGGGCTTGCGCAGGATCTGTTGAACATGGGCAAGGTGTGCGGCGACGGCAAGGACAAGGATCGGCTGAGCGCCTTGCTCGAAGGCATAGAGAGCACAGTTGAACGGGCACGCGGCATTACGCACCGTCTGCTGGGTTTTGCCCGGCGCATGGAGGCCAACCGTCAGGCCCTGCATATTGAAGAAGTCATCACGGAAACTCTGGGCTTCCTTGAACGCGAGGCCAAGAACCGTGGCGTGAAACTGGAGACGGATCTGCCGCCCAACCTGCCGGAAATTATTTCTGACAGGGGGCAGCTGCAGCAGGTATTTCTCAATATCGTGGGCAACGCGCTTGATGCGCTGGCAGGCGGCGAAGGCGCAGCGCAACGGCCCAAGGGCGAAGAGCGTTTTGTCAAAATACGCTGTCAGGGTCAGGGCAGGTATATGCTTGTGAGCGTGGAGGACAACGGCAAGGGCATGTCGCCCGACGTGCTCAAGCACATTTTCGAGCCGTTTTACTCTACCAAAAAAGACAAGGGAACCGGGCTTGGCATGTTTATCACCTACGGCATAGTGCGTAAGCTTGGCGGCGAAATACACGTGCAAAGCGAAGAAGGACGGGGCAGCACCATCAGCATAACCCTGCCGCTTACTCCGCCCGATGTGGCTGTGGAGGTGTAG
- a CDS encoding response regulator, producing MALRILLADDEKEFVDTLAERLSLRGYAPYVVYDGISALQAATPEKPDVVVLDLFMPGLAGDEVLRRLKVLYPDLPVILLTGHEAVDDNGISPVAQAFACLTKPLSFNVFLETLQAAAREGKECATEGGRP from the coding sequence ATGGCGTTGCGCATCCTTCTGGCTGACGACGAAAAAGAATTTGTGGATACCCTGGCCGAGCGCCTTTCGCTACGCGGATACGCGCCCTATGTGGTCTATGACGGCATCAGCGCCCTGCAGGCGGCCACGCCTGAAAAACCCGATGTCGTCGTGCTTGATCTTTTCATGCCCGGTTTGGCGGGCGACGAGGTGCTGCGCCGCCTCAAGGTGCTGTATCCTGATTTGCCGGTTATCCTGCTCACTGGGCACGAGGCGGTGGATGACAATGGCATCAGCCCCGTGGCGCAGGCCTTTGCCTGCCTGACCAAACCGCTGAGCTTCAATGTTTTTTTGGAAACGCTGCAGGCAGCGGCGCGTGAAGGCAAGGAATGCGCAACCGAGGGAGGCAGGCCATGA
- a CDS encoding sensor histidine kinase, which produces MNESQCMARLLASAVHDMRNVLAVIRESAGLAQDLASLAGSKAVSAPGAERLSSALSEVQRSIIQGAALSEAMDYMAQAGGMEPGGAGPCDLARVCRSFCLLAARQARAAQICLTCGETGEPVWANVPPLAVLRSLLEVFDLCASVGGQVNLRLTAGRRQKDEGIIVEALEGANREMALAAMTGSPMLDGLHPGWRAVLMPWRDAGPRFFLSISACDSEGE; this is translated from the coding sequence ATGAATGAAAGTCAGTGCATGGCACGACTGCTGGCCTCAGCCGTTCACGACATGCGCAACGTGCTGGCCGTAATACGCGAATCAGCCGGTCTGGCGCAGGATCTTGCCTCTCTCGCGGGCAGCAAGGCAGTTTCGGCACCGGGGGCAGAGCGTCTTTCGTCGGCCTTGAGCGAGGTGCAGCGTTCCATCATTCAGGGCGCGGCGCTTTCGGAGGCCATGGACTATATGGCGCAGGCAGGCGGTATGGAGCCGGGCGGAGCCGGGCCGTGCGATCTTGCGCGGGTATGCCGCAGTTTTTGCCTGCTGGCGGCGCGACAGGCTCGCGCGGCGCAGATATGCCTGACCTGCGGCGAAACCGGCGAACCCGTGTGGGCCAACGTGCCGCCGCTGGCCGTACTGCGCTCTCTGCTGGAAGTGTTTGACCTCTGCGCCTCGGTAGGCGGGCAGGTAAACCTGCGCCTCACCGCTGGCCGGCGGCAAAAAGATGAAGGCATCATTGTCGAAGCGCTGGAGGGCGCCAACCGGGAGATGGCCCTTGCGGCCATGACCGGCAGCCCCATGCTCGACGGCCTGCACCCTGGCTGGCGGGCGGTGCTAATGCCCTGGCGTGACGCCGGGCCAAGATTTTTCCTTTCCATTTCGGCCTGCGATAGCGAAGGCGAATAA
- a CDS encoding response regulator, protein MTKEDIKILLVDDEKQFVDTLSERLAMRGFEARVAYDGPEALKAVEKPTDVIVLDLRMPGMDGFEVLRNVKKSNPQVQVIILTGHGGDAEEQTAYRMGAYNFLRKPMDIDELLNSIRMAYRDKLENAMVAVSLAECGDFDSARDVLNEKDVMEEHGK, encoded by the coding sequence ATGACCAAGGAAGACATCAAAATCCTGCTGGTGGACGACGAAAAGCAGTTTGTGGACACGCTGTCGGAGCGCCTGGCCATGCGCGGCTTTGAAGCGCGGGTTGCCTACGATGGCCCCGAAGCACTCAAGGCTGTCGAAAAGCCCACCGACGTTATCGTGCTTGACCTGCGCATGCCCGGCATGGACGGTTTTGAAGTGCTGCGCAATGTCAAAAAAAGCAATCCGCAGGTGCAGGTCATCATTCTTACCGGTCATGGCGGCGATGCCGAAGAGCAGACCGCTTACCGCATGGGCGCGTACAACTTCCTCAGAAAGCCCATGGACATTGACGAACTGCTCAACAGCATCCGCATGGCCTACCGTGACAAGCTCGAAAACGCCATGGTGGCCGTTTCGCTGGCCGAATGCGGCGACTTTGACTCTGCCAGAGATGTCTTGAATGAAAAAGACGTGATGGAAGAACACGGTAAATAG
- a CDS encoding hybrid sensor histidine kinase/response regulator, which translates to MRVLVVDDEPAFSEPLAERLALRGYETATALDADAALAELACGPRDLIFLDVGLPGMDGVDLLKILRERYPQSDVVMLSGAGDMGKAVQAMRRGALNWLSKPVGMDGILDECRKAAERAGARQEAARLAEAARWRSFGRVAEGVAHEVNNPLNIIVQAAGLIRDCLEEPDAQSLPDIGEVRDAVDTIRAQGLRVREITRKLLMVGHGLDPRVGALDVAAEVGQVLRLLRERMENAHVRCDVVIPQGEDAPRPLGSAPELQQICLHLLENALDALSDDDATARAAFADGAAAAQDRLVVLAASTRRDTQGRDWYDLVVRDNGPGIAPDIMPHIFEPFFSTRALQSPSAGHAAGGKTLGRYVGLGLAVARSLAHARGGELTAANGPHGGAEFCLSLPLAEPLGLPNPTAEA; encoded by the coding sequence ATGCGTGTACTTGTTGTGGATGACGAACCTGCCTTTTCGGAACCTTTGGCAGAGCGTCTTGCCTTGCGCGGTTATGAAACAGCAACCGCACTGGATGCCGATGCCGCGCTGGCAGAGCTGGCCTGCGGCCCCCGCGACCTCATCTTTCTTGATGTGGGGCTGCCTGGCATGGACGGCGTGGATCTGCTGAAGATCTTGCGCGAGCGTTACCCGCAAAGCGACGTGGTGATGCTGTCGGGCGCTGGCGACATGGGCAAGGCCGTGCAGGCCATGCGCCGCGGGGCGTTGAACTGGCTTTCAAAACCCGTTGGCATGGACGGCATACTGGACGAGTGTCGCAAGGCCGCGGAGCGCGCGGGCGCGCGGCAGGAGGCGGCCCGGCTGGCTGAGGCGGCACGCTGGCGCAGCTTTGGGCGCGTGGCCGAGGGCGTGGCCCACGAGGTCAACAATCCGTTGAACATCATCGTGCAGGCTGCTGGCCTCATACGCGACTGCCTTGAAGAGCCCGACGCCCAGTCTCTGCCCGATATCGGCGAAGTGCGCGACGCGGTGGACACCATCCGGGCGCAGGGCCTGCGAGTGCGCGAAATAACGCGCAAGCTGCTGATGGTCGGGCACGGGCTTGACCCCCGTGTGGGTGCGCTGGATGTGGCCGCCGAGGTGGGGCAGGTGCTGCGGCTTTTGCGCGAGCGTATGGAAAACGCCCATGTGCGTTGCGACGTTGTTATCCCTCAGGGCGAGGATGCGCCGCGCCCTCTGGGTTCCGCTCCGGAATTGCAGCAGATATGTCTGCACCTGCTGGAGAATGCCCTGGACGCGCTGAGCGATGACGACGCCACGGCACGAGCCGCTTTCGCCGACGGCGCGGCGGCCGCGCAGGACAGGCTTGTTGTTCTTGCAGCTTCCACGCGGCGCGACACGCAGGGGCGCGACTGGTATGATCTTGTGGTGCGCGACAACGGCCCCGGCATCGCGCCCGACATCATGCCGCACATATTTGAACCTTTTTTTAGCACGCGCGCGCTGCAAAGCCCTTCAGCCGGTCATGCCGCAGGCGGCAAAACGCTAGGCCGCTACGTGGGGCTGGGTCTTGCCGTAGCCCGCTCGCTGGCCCACGCACGCGGCGGCGAGTTGACAGCGGCCAACGGGCCGCACGGCGGGGCGGAATTCTGCCTCAGCCTGCCGCTGGCGGAGCCTCTGGGCCTGCCGAACCCGACGGCAGAAGCATAG
- a CDS encoding PaaI family thioesterase, which yields MKNYVKKHDKLMRFLGMNIENATPEYAKVTMPITDNHKNGMGMAHGGAIFALADVAFGAAANAGKDYGVVSLNTTIEYLRPGRVSPLTAEAAVVRNGKHILNYDVKIYDGSGDLVAKCVASGFQTEVLLPD from the coding sequence ATGAAAAATTACGTAAAAAAACACGACAAATTGATGCGTTTTCTCGGCATGAACATTGAAAACGCCACTCCGGAATATGCCAAGGTTACCATGCCCATTACCGACAATCACAAAAACGGCATGGGCATGGCCCACGGCGGCGCCATTTTTGCCCTGGCCGATGTGGCCTTTGGCGCGGCGGCCAATGCAGGCAAAGACTACGGCGTGGTCAGCCTGAACACCACCATTGAATACCTGCGCCCCGGCAGGGTTTCGCCCCTCACGGCCGAGGCCGCCGTAGTGCGCAACGGCAAGCATATTCTCAACTACGACGTCAAGATTTACGACGGTTCAGGCGACCTTGTAGCCAAATGCGTGGCCTCTGGATTTCAGACAGAAGTGCTGTTGCCCGATTAG
- a CDS encoding Tim44 domain-containing protein, producing MQIKAFSSILVLLCCSLMLAMSDDALAARLGGGSSFGSKPFMSTPAPRPPQPAFQSKPNPGQTQAQPQQAPAPSRPGGLFGGMGGLMGGLLAGTLIGSLLGGHGFAGGGFMDILLFGLMIFIGLKLFAAFRGSQRPAQAGAGAQGMQNSSAQPEAGMMREDASGNGWEALRNQGAAQADVPGPQIPMPPGFDAEEFLRGAKMAYTRLQAAWDKRDMNDISQFATEAVQQSVREQMAADPKPSTTEILLVNAQLLGVHDEGDEQYAQVFFDVLLRETPAQETPSSVREVWHFLRPVSGGNWKLDGIQQVE from the coding sequence ATGCAAATAAAAGCTTTTTCTTCTATTCTGGTTCTGCTTTGCTGTTCGCTCATGCTCGCCATGTCGGATGACGCACTTGCTGCCCGCCTTGGCGGCGGCAGCTCTTTTGGCAGCAAACCCTTTATGAGTACGCCCGCGCCGCGTCCTCCGCAGCCCGCGTTCCAAAGCAAACCCAACCCCGGCCAGACCCAGGCCCAACCCCAGCAGGCTCCCGCGCCCAGCAGACCTGGCGGTCTTTTTGGCGGCATGGGCGGCCTTATGGGCGGTCTGCTGGCGGGCACGCTCATAGGCTCGCTACTGGGCGGACACGGCTTTGCTGGCGGCGGCTTTATGGATATTCTGCTTTTTGGCCTGATGATCTTCATCGGGCTCAAGCTGTTTGCGGCCTTTCGGGGTTCGCAAAGGCCCGCGCAAGCGGGTGCAGGTGCGCAAGGCATGCAAAACTCGTCCGCGCAGCCCGAAGCGGGCATGATGCGCGAGGACGCCTCCGGCAACGGCTGGGAGGCGCTGCGTAATCAGGGCGCTGCCCAGGCAGACGTGCCCGGCCCGCAGATTCCCATGCCCCCCGGCTTTGACGCCGAAGAATTTCTGCGCGGGGCCAAGATGGCCTACACCCGCCTGCAGGCCGCGTGGGACAAACGCGACATGAACGACATCTCGCAGTTTGCCACCGAGGCAGTGCAGCAATCGGTACGCGAGCAGATGGCCGCCGACCCCAAGCCCAGCACTACAGAAATTTTGCTGGTCAACGCCCAACTGCTGGGCGTGCACGATGAAGGCGACGAACAGTACGCCCAGGTGTTCTTTGACGTGCTGCTGCGCGAAACCCCGGCGCAGGAGACGCCCTCGTCCGTGCGGGAAGTCTGGCACTTCCTGCGACCGGTCTCAGGGGGCAACTGGAAACTGGACGGCATCCAGCAGGTTGAATAA
- a CDS encoding 4Fe-4S dicluster domain-containing protein yields the protein MLRIIKERLHQQYRTLDYPNRQPALSPRFLGRPELAPVACGACRACFQACPAGALLPTAGREDGTPTLDMGRCTFCGACRAACPKGAFTFTGQHRMASFTREGLLVVPGQPHAEQPTPPRCALFRRSLKLRQVSAGGCNACEADSNVLTTLVYDLGRFGIDFVASPRHADGIAVTGPVSENMRLALLDTFNAVPQPRLVVAVGACAISGGLFRDSDQCNKGVTDLLPVDLFIPGCPPNPWTILDGLISLQK from the coding sequence ATGCTGCGCATCATCAAGGAACGCCTGCACCAGCAATACCGCACGCTGGATTACCCCAACCGTCAGCCCGCGCTCTCGCCCCGGTTTCTGGGCAGGCCAGAGCTTGCCCCGGTTGCGTGCGGCGCGTGCCGCGCCTGCTTTCAGGCCTGCCCCGCAGGCGCTTTGCTGCCCACGGCAGGGCGTGAAGACGGCACGCCTACCCTCGACATGGGACGCTGCACCTTTTGCGGCGCGTGCCGCGCGGCCTGCCCCAAGGGGGCCTTTACCTTTACCGGGCAGCACCGCATGGCTTCGTTTACCCGCGAGGGTCTGCTGGTTGTTCCCGGTCAGCCCCATGCAGAGCAGCCCACGCCGCCCCGGTGTGCACTATTCCGCCGCTCGCTCAAGCTGCGCCAGGTCAGCGCTGGGGGCTGCAACGCCTGCGAGGCCGACAGCAATGTTCTGACCACGCTGGTGTATGATCTGGGCCGGTTTGGCATCGACTTTGTGGCCTCGCCCCGGCATGCCGACGGCATTGCCGTTACCGGCCCTGTTTCGGAAAACATGCGTCTGGCCCTGCTGGACACCTTTAACGCCGTTCCGCAACCTCGCCTTGTGGTGGCTGTGGGCGCGTGCGCCATTTCGGGCGGGCTGTTTCGCGACAGTGACCAGTGCAACAAGGGCGTCACCGATCTGCTGCCTGTGGATCTTTTTATCCCCGGCTGTCCGCCCAACCCGTGGACAATTCTGGACGGGCTGATTTCGCTGCAAAAATAG
- a CDS encoding NADH-quinone oxidoreductase subunit C → MLFDYRDTVPLAGMPPVSAEEMGDFLRRYLAEGWRLLALFGLPESQDHAAPAGLCCVLAQDSSHYLAALRTVPLQSFASMTPSAPQAHLFEREIFEQWGIEPVGHPWLKSVRRIPDAAEAHARTLAEGGSLASAPQPAAAPFAFFRVEGEEIHEVAVGPVHAGVIEPGHFRFQCYGENVLHLEIALGYQHRGLERMLTRGPLARCLPLLECAAGDTTVGHATAHCVLLERLAGCVVAPRAHRLRRVGLELERLANHTGDLGAIAGDTGFLPTASWNGRIRGDFLNTTACLCGNRFGRGLLRFGGTACDLNADECADMLHRIRDAGRDVRGAVDVMLHSQSVLERLTGTGYVSREIAQNLGMVGMAARACGLKIDARFHFPLADLPNRDCAPRVETSGDVLARTLVRSNELDDSLRLIEADLDTLAAIPPLADQAPALDAASLPPDTLAVSQVEGWRGEICHVAVTGPDSRFLAYKVIDPSFHNWTGLAMALRDNQISDFPLCNKSFNLSYCGYDL, encoded by the coding sequence ATGCTATTCGATTACCGCGATACCGTGCCGCTTGCGGGCATGCCCCCGGTTTCCGCAGAAGAAATGGGTGATTTTTTGCGTCGCTACCTTGCGGAAGGCTGGCGGCTGCTTGCCCTGTTTGGTCTGCCGGAATCGCAGGACCATGCTGCCCCTGCAGGCCTGTGCTGCGTGCTGGCGCAGGACAGCTCGCACTATCTTGCGGCCCTGCGCACCGTTCCCCTGCAATCCTTTGCCTCCATGACGCCGTCCGCGCCGCAGGCCCATCTATTTGAACGCGAAATTTTCGAGCAGTGGGGCATTGAGCCCGTGGGGCATCCCTGGCTCAAGAGCGTAAGGCGCATCCCCGACGCCGCCGAGGCCCATGCCCGCACCCTGGCCGAAGGCGGCTCGTTGGCCTCTGCGCCGCAACCTGCGGCTGCACCCTTTGCTTTTTTTCGGGTTGAGGGCGAAGAAATTCATGAAGTAGCCGTGGGCCCGGTGCACGCCGGGGTTATCGAACCTGGGCATTTTCGCTTTCAGTGCTACGGTGAAAACGTGCTGCATCTCGAGATTGCCCTGGGCTATCAACACCGGGGGCTGGAGCGCATGCTCACGCGCGGTCCGCTGGCCCGCTGCCTGCCCCTGCTGGAATGCGCCGCAGGCGACACCACGGTCGGGCACGCCACGGCGCACTGCGTGCTGCTCGAGCGCCTTGCCGGTTGCGTGGTCGCGCCGCGCGCCCACCGTTTGCGTCGGGTCGGGCTGGAGCTTGAGCGCCTTGCCAACCACACGGGAGACCTTGGGGCCATAGCGGGCGATACGGGCTTTTTGCCGACCGCCTCGTGGAATGGCCGCATACGCGGTGATTTTCTCAATACCACGGCCTGCCTGTGCGGCAACCGGTTTGGCCGGGGCCTGCTGCGATTTGGCGGCACGGCCTGCGACCTGAACGCCGACGAATGCGCCGACATGCTGCATCGCATCAGGGACGCCGGGCGCGACGTGCGCGGCGCTGTGGACGTGATGCTGCACAGCCAGAGCGTGCTTGAGCGGCTTACCGGCACGGGATACGTCAGCAGGGAGATCGCCCAGAACCTTGGCATGGTAGGTATGGCCGCTCGCGCCTGCGGGCTTAAAATTGACGCCCGGTTTCACTTTCCTCTTGCCGACCTGCCCAACAGGGACTGCGCCCCGCGCGTGGAGACCAGCGGCGACGTGCTGGCCCGCACCCTTGTGCGCAGCAACGAGCTGGACGACTCGCTGCGGCTGATCGAGGCGGACCTCGACACGCTGGCGGCCATTCCCCCGCTGGCAGACCAGGCCCCTGCGCTGGATGCGGCCTCTCTGCCGCCCGATACCCTGGCGGTGTCGCAGGTGGAAGGCTGGCGCGGCGAAATATGCCACGTGGCAGTTACCGGGCCTGACAGCCGTTTTTTGGCCTACAAGGTCATCGACCCCTCGTTCCACAACTGGACGGGTCTTGCCATGGCCTTACGCGACAACCAGATTTCAGACTTTCCGCTCTGCAACAAGAGCTTCAACCTCTCGTACTGCGGGTACGATCTGTGA